From the genome of Nomia melanderi isolate GNS246 chromosome 14, iyNomMela1, whole genome shotgun sequence, one region includes:
- the Hrs gene encoding hepatocyte growth factor regulated tyrosine kinase substrate yields MWSGLRALGVLIALGLATHTEADRYDYFQNQYRQNDNGFVCTEEGYHPDPRDCRVYYRCVDWGNGSPLTKFRFECGVDTVFSANRGDICTHPNDSGRPECGGNENEVDSSIPDSSETDSTQWTTASTATTTTSTTPSTTTSTTTTTQRTTTSYQTTTGRPSTSYQTTAGTSTSTQSNNDNGGTTCTQEGFLSDPNDCKKFYRCVDEGSGMFSKYEFTCGVGTVWDPQIQGCNHAWAVTREDCKAGLPSGAGSNDNSGQWNGDNGGQWNGDAGDNSGQWNGDTGDNAGQWDGDTGSPGQPGDPNGQPGRPGDPNGQPGQPGDPNGQPGQPGDPNGQPGSPGTPGTPGSPGTPGSPGTPGTPGTPGSSGTPGTPGTPGTPGTPGTPGSPGSPGSPGSPGSPGSPGSPGSPGSPGSPGSPGYPGSPGYPGSPGYPGSPGYPGSPGYPGSPGSPGSPGYPGSPGSPGSPGSPGSPGSPGSPDSPGSPGSPGSPGSPGSPGSPGSPGSPGSPGSPGTPGSPGTPGTPGSPGTPGTPGTPGSPGSPGSPGSPGSPGSPGSPGSPGSPGSPGSPASPGSPGSPGTPGTPGSPGSPGTPGTPGTPGSSGSSGSPGSPGTPGTPGTPGSSGSSGSPGSPGTPGTPGTPGSPGTPGTPGTPGTPGSPGSPGTPGTPGTPGTPSTPDTEETPGTDSTPGTPSGTPGSTSVPGTCTQEGFFPDPENCRKFYRCVGGNSSFIKYEFECGAGTVWDQTIESCNHESAVPSCKGGSSTSGSSSSTDSSSNPTDVTTSQTGTSETETSTTSSAPSSSSPAPPSSTIPPSSSSTTTAQPSSSTTLASTAASSNSPIISTTSSTSSAAPSSTTQTSTSTATTIAADPTESSSPESTITSSAQSTALTTPSPGSSQCTQEGFFPDPQDCRKFYRCVGGNSTFIKYEFECGTGTAWDSSVQSCNHESAVPNCHGGSSTPSSSTLSDSSLEELDETTSLPTTTEAATTAPSSTSSAPSTAASSTTASSSSTSSSPASSSPSTTSSSTSTTTVAPTSSSTAVSSTTASSSSTSSSPASSSPSTASSSTSTTTVAPTSSSTAASSTTASSSSTSSSPASSSPSTASSSTSTTTVAPSSSSTAVSSTTLPPSATTTPSAGTTQSTASGVTESVSYLPPAESTTTTTTTTGAQSTTAALSPGTSQCTAEGFFPNPTDCTKFYRCVPSENGFQRYDFACAEGTAWDQSIQTCNYISQVSCSTESNEIDHGPTASTPSTSLTPPIGPTSSASTEATTKTSENTQSTSTSQPSSTAATSSESSTPSTSLTPPVGPTSSSSTEATTKAPENTQSTSTSQPSSTAAGSESSTPSTVSSGPDCTTKAPNNTIVCNKEGFYPHPTQCDKFYRCVANENGFNVYHFNCGPGTIFDPSINVCNHPESVYPPRDCDMPTSTPSTSTESSTESSTVTSSADITDSTTESTSEPTTESTSEATTESTSEPTTESTSEATTESTSEPTTESTSEATTESTSEPTTESTSEATTESTSEATTESTSEPTTESTSEATTESTSEATTESTSEPTTESTSQATTESTSEATTESTSEATTESSTEGTTQSTSEATTESTSETSTESTTQLITESTTESVSEATTESTSEANIESTSEATTESSTESTSEATTESTTEPNPQSITEMISTTPSSVETTTEPTTTRPCPVGNLTADQITLVCPTGFRRHSKYCNLFYQCTNEADMEYKILVLSCPKDTIYDEQKIQCLPENKTSQACMGTTTSERLNRKLEASPVSPVRVSAEPLCPGEGHYPYRQGCSNTFFKCKRDSRNNLQGYLYKCPENFLYWSISRRCERATRLPMCAHMSYRTKSDFWDNRWQIPVEDSNLSARSLLIRDCIRCNKMFRSSANFDKLLDKATSQLQLEPDWVPILQICDLIRQGDVQPKVALAAIKKKMTNPNPHVALYALLVLESCVKNCGTLIHDEIGTKQYMEQLKELVRTTTHENVKLKTLELIQAWAHAFRNRLKYRAVQDTLNIMKAEGYKFPTLKESDAMFIADTAPVWADGDGRCHRCRVSFSVVQRKHHCRACGQVFCGQCSSKASTLPKFGIEKEVRVCEACYEQVNKPSAVQIKEADLPAEYLNSSLAQQQQVPPKKTAAELQEEEELNLAIALSQSEAEHKETEKKRTTNTIKTNTSTSNRATYSPPPSPGPSPSKLHEEEEIDPELAKYLNRKYWEQRQTAIEEHVSRVDVTSPSAPNISSPMPQKIVVAKQQNGEVDSEMEGFVNALRSQVEIFVNRMKSNSSRGRSIANDSSVQTLFLNITAMHSRLLRYIQEQDDSRVYYEGLQDKLTQMKDARAALDALREEHREKLRRQAEEAERQRQMLMAQKLAIMRKKKQEYLQYQRQLALQKIQEQEREMQMRQEQQKQQYIMGGYQAVPGYMGPSQGSPVRHVQYQGPGSNYNPMSPTNQGYMYGQPPVKQYPMQGYNMPSMNAMPPHMMGPIPNQEPQPTDPSVPAQEALGRVTVSGPGIMSQMTNPIPQLQQPGGHQMGPPPAQPGGHMTQPQPTAGHIPPQQGVPPQITQPGPPSQMGIPQVPPQGHIGPPTQMGPGSHGPPGQVVGLPPQMGPQPPTLPGPQGSSMQSHISNPPISSQEAGTIKVVPPGTAPGPILTSNQTMQGPQGPPNLPTMPQGIPQNAVSQGQQLQYQPLTSMPPSSSETVQVKENSKPETAELISFD; encoded by the exons ATGTGGTCTGGACTGCGCGCACTAGGAGTTCTAATAGCGCTGGGCTTGGCGACGCACACGGAGGCTG ACCGCTACGATTACTTCCAAAACCAGTACCGGCAGAACGACAATGGGTTCGTGTGCACGGAAGAGGGGTACCATCCCGATCCTCGCGACTGCAGGGTCTACTACAGATGCGTCGATTGGGGGAACGGCAGCCCGTTGACCAAGTTTAGGTTCGAGTGCGGAGTCGACACGGTGTTCTCGGCGAACAGAGGAGACATTTGTACTCACCCGAACGATAGCGGACGACCGGAGTGCGGGGGAAACGAGAACGAGGTCGACTCGAGTATTCCCGATTCGTCGGAGACAGATTCCACGCAATGGACGAcggcgtcgactgccacgaccACGACGTCCACCACGCCGTCCACCACGACGTCCACCACGACTACAACTCAGAGGACGACAACTTCTTACCAAACGACTACTGGACGACCGTCAACGTCTTACCAGACCACCGCCGGCACATCGACGAGTACGCAATCAAATAACGATAATGGCGGAACTACATGCACGCAGGAGGGATTCCTTTCTGATCCGAATGACTGCAAGAAGTTCTACAGATGCGTCGACGAGGGATCTGGAATGTTTAGTAAATACGAGTTCACGTGCGGGGTTGGAACTGTTTGGGATCCACAGATTCAAGGGTGTAATCATGCTTGGGCGGTAACCCGAGAAGATTGTAAGGCGGGCTTACCATCGGGCGCCGGCAGTAACGATAATAGTGGACAATGGAACGGAGATAACGGTGGACAATGGAATGGAGATGCGGGAGATAATAGCGGACAATGGAATGGTGATACGGGAGATAATGCCGGACAATGGGATGGTGATACGGGTAGCCCCGGACAACCTGGAGACCCTAATGGTCAGCCGGGACGACCCGGCGATCCTAATGGTCAGCCTGGACAACCCGGAGACCCTAATGGACAGCCGGGACAACCTGGGGATCCTAACGGACAACCAGGATCACCGGGAACACCTGGTACACCCGGCTCACCTGGTACTCCTGGTTCACCTGGAACACCTGGAACGCCTGGTACTCCTGGATCTTCTGGTACACCTGGTACACCTGGTACACCTGGTACACCTGGTACACCTGGTACACCTGGCTCTCCTGGCTCTCCTGGCTCTCCTGGCTCTCCTGGTTCTCCTGGCTCTCCTGGCTCTCCTGGTTCTCCTGGCTCTCCTGGTTCTCCTGGCTCTCCTGGTTATCCTGGTTCTCCTGGTTATCCTGGATCTCCTGGTTATCCTGGTTCTCCTGGTTATCCTGGATCTCCTGGTTATCCTGGTTCTCCTGGTTCTCCTGGTTCTCCTGGATATCCTGGTTCTCCCGGTTCTCCAGGTTCTCCTGGTTCTCCTGGTTCTCCTGGTTCTCCTGGCTCTCCTGACTCTCCTGGCTCTCCTGGCTCTCCTGGCTCTCCTGGCTCTCCTGGCTCTCCTGGCTCTCCTGGCTCTCCTGGTTCTCCTGGTTCTCCTGGTTCACCAGGAACACCTGGATCACCAGGAACACCAGGAACACCTGGATCACCAGGAACACCAGGAACACCTGGAACACCTGGTTCTCCTGGCTCTCCTGGTTCACCTGGTTCTCCTGGTTCTCCGGGTTCTCCGGGTTCTCCGGGTTCTCCTGGTTCTCCCGGTTCTCCCGGTTCTCCCGCTTCTCCCGGTTCTCCCGGTTCCCCTGGCACACCTGGTACGCCTGGTAGTCCTGGTTCTCCTGGAACTCCAGGTACTCCAGGTACTCCTGGCTCCTCTGGCTCCTCTGGCTCCCCTGGCTCCCCTGGAACTCCAGGTACTCCAGGTACTCCTGGCTCCTCTGGCTCCTCTGGCTCCCCTGGCTCCCCTGGCACGCCTGGCACACCTGGCACGCCTGGCAGTCCTGGTACCCCAGGAACACCTGGAACTCCGGGTACTCCTGGTTCTCCTGGTTCTCCTGGGACACCTGGTACACCTGGTACTCCAGGCACTCCTAGCACACCTGACACAGAAGAAACCCCTGGCACTGATAGCACTCCTGGTACTCCATCAG GAACACCTGGAAGTACATCTGTACCAGGAACATGTACACAGGAaggatttttcccagatcctGAAAATTGCCGCAAGTTTTATCGCTGTGTAGGCGGTAATTCTTCATTCATCAAATATGAATTCGAATGTGGCGCTGGGACAGTATGGGATCAAACTATAGAAAGTTGTAATCATGAATCAGCTGTCCCTAGCTGTAAGGGGGGATCGAGCACGTCTGGTTCTTCAAGCTCTACGGATTCTTCCAGTAATCCAACCGATGTAACGACTAGCCAAACAGGTACATCTGAAACTGAAACAAGCACAACATCATCTGCACCATCATCTAGTAGTCCAGCACCTCCTTCCTCGACGATTCCCCCATCGTCGAGCAGCACAACCACTGCACAACCAAGCAGTTCAACGACACTCGCTTCTACCGCTGCTTCATCGAATAGTCCAATCATTTCCACAACAAGTTCAACTTCTTCGGCCGCTCCTTCATCCACAACTCAAACCAGCACAAGCACTGCTACGACCATCGCTGCAGACCCTACGGAATCCTCGTCGCCTGAAAGCACAATAACATCTAGCGCACAATCAACCGCGTTGACCACTCCATCCCCAGGGTCATCGCAATGCACGCAAGAAGgtttcttccctgaccctcaggacTGTCGGAAGTTCTATCGATGTGTCGGAGGCAACTCTACCTTCATAAAATACGAATTCGAATGCGGCACCGGAACAGCCTGGGATTCGAGCGTTCAAAGCTGCAATCACGAGTCTGCTGTTCCAAACTGCCATGGTGGATCTAGCACGCCTAGTTCATCGACCTTGAGCGATTCGTCCTTAGAGGAACTCGATGAAACTACTAGTCTACCAACCACGACTGAGGCAGCCACAACTGCACCATCATCAACCAGTTCAGCACCTTCCACAGCAGCCTCGTCAACAACTGCCTCATCGTCAAGTACTTCATCAAGTCCCGCATCCTCTAGTCCATCAACCACTTCATCCTCCACTAGCACAACAACCGTCGCACCGACCAGTAGTTCCACAGCAGTCTCGTCAACAACTGCCTCATCGTCAAGTACTTCATCAAGTCCCGCATCCTCTAGTCCATCAACCGCTTCATCCTCCACTAGCACAACAACTGTTGCACCAACCAGTAGTTCCACAGCAGCCTCGTCAACAACTGCCTCATCGTCAAGTACATCGTCAAGTCCCGCATCCTCTAGTCCATCAACCGCTTCATCCTCCACTAGCACAACAACCGTCGCACCAAGCAGTAGTTCCACAGCAGTCTCGTCAACGACACTACCTCCTTCAGCAACGACTACTCCCAGTGCAGGCACAACTCAATCCACAGCATCAGGTGTTACAGAATCAGTTTCTTACTTGCCTCCTGCGGAATCGACAACtacgacaacgacgacaacCGGCGCGCAATCTACTACGGCCGCTTTGTCTCCTGGAACATCACAGTGCACGGCCGAAGGTTTCTTCCCCAATCCAACCGACTGTACGAAATTCTATCGCTGCGTGCCAAGCGAAAACGGATTCCAAAGATACGACTTCGCATGCGCGGAGGGTACAGCTTGGGACCAGTCCATCCAAACGTGCAATTACATAAGTCAAGTTTCCTGTTCGACGGAAAGCAATGAGATTGATCACGGACCCACTGCAAGTACACCGTCTACTAGTCTAACACCACCGATTGGCCCCACTAGCTCCGCTTCAACGGAGGCAACCACAAAGACATCGGAAAATACTCAATCTACGAGTACTTCGCAACCTTCGTCGACAGCAGCCACAAGTTCAGAGTCAAGCACACCGTCCACTAGTCTAACACCACCAGTTGGCCCCACTAGCTCCTCTTCAACTGAGGCAACCACAAAGGCACCGGAAAATACTCAATCTACGAGTACTTCGCAACCTTCGTCTACAGCAGCAGGTTCAGAATCAAGCACACCGTCAACTGTCTCCAGCGGTCCCGACTGCACCACAAAGGCACCGAACAACACTATAGTTTGCAACAAAGAAGGTTTCTATCCACATCCGACGCAGTGCGATAAATTTTACCGCTGCGTCGCCAATGAAAACGGTTTCAACGTGTACCACTTCAATTGTGGGCCTGGAACCATATTCGATCCTAGTATTAACGTGTGCAACCATCCTGAGTCGGTTTACCCTCCAAGAGATTGCGATATGCCAACGTCTACTCCCAGTACCTCCACCGAAAGCTCCACGGAATCTTCGACGGTGACCAGTTCTGCAGATATTACTGATTCGACCACAGAGTCTACTAGTGAACCGACTACGGAATCTACAAGCGAAGCTACGACGGAGTCCACAAGTGAACCAACTACGGAGTCCACAAGCGAAGCAACCACGGAGTCTACAAGTGAACCAACGACGGAGTCCACAAGCGAAGCAACCACGGAGTCTACAAGTGAACCAACGACGGAGTCTACAAGCGAAGCAACGACGGAGTCTACAAGTGAAGCAACGACGGAGTCTACAAGTGAACCAACGACGGAGTCTACAAGCGAAGCAACGACGGAGTCTACAAGTGAAGCAACGACGGAGTCTACAAGTGAACCAACGACGGAGTCCACAAGCCAAGCAACTACGGAGTCGACAAGCGAAGCAACGACGGAGTCTACATCGGAAGCAACTACTGAATCTTCAACTGAAGGAACGACACAATCCACGTCTGAAGCAACTACGGAGTCTACAAGTGAAACCTCTACAGAATCTACGACCCAATTGATTACAGAATCAACTACGGAATCTGTATCTGAGGCTACCACAGAATCTACCTCCGAGGCGAACATTGAGTCCACTTCTGAAGCAACTACAGAGTCCAGTACCGAATCTACATCCGAGGCTACTACCGAGTCTACAACCGAACCTAATCCACAGTCTATAACTGAGATGATTAGTACAACGCCTTCATCCGTTGAGACTACTACAGAGCCTACAACAACACGTCCTTGTCCAGTTGGAAACTTAACTGCTGACCAGATAACGTTAGTTTGCCCAACTGGCTTCCGAAGGCATTCGAAGTACTGCAATCTGTTCTATCAATGTACCAATGAAGCTGATATGGAGTATAAGATTTTGGTACTGAGCTGTCCGAAAGATACAATTTACGACGAACAGAAGATACAGTGTCTGCCCGAAAATAAGACCAGTCAAGCTTGCATGGGTACCACAACCAGTGAAAGATTGAACAGAAAATTGGAGGCGAGTCCTGTGTCCCCT GTAAGAGTGTCGGCTGAACCGCTCTGTCCAGGGGAAGGACACTATCCTTACAGGCAAGGCTGCAGCAACACATTCTTCAAATGCAAACGCGACTCCAGGAACAATCTTCAGGGTTATTTGTACAAGTGCCCGGAGAACTTCTTGTATTGGTCAATTTCAAGGCGATGCGAACGCGCCACGCGTTTGCCGATGTGCGCTCATATGTCTTATAGAACAAAGAGCGATTTCTGGGACAATCGATGGCAAATACCAGTTGAAGACTCTAATCTCTCGGCCAGAAGTCTAC TAATACGCGATTGTATCCGGTGCAACAAAATGTTTCGTAGTTCGGCTAACTTTGATAAATTATTGG ATAAAGCGACCAGTCAATTGCAGCTTGAGCCTGACTGGGTTCCGATTCTTCAAATATGTGATTTAATTCGTCAGGGTGATGTACA ACCTAAGGTGGCACTTGCAGCAATCAAGAAGAAAATGACCAATCCTAATCCCCATGTGGCTTTGTATGCTCTATTG GTCTTGGAATCTTGTGTAAAAAATTGTGGTACATTGATTCATGATGAAATTGGTACCAAACAATACATGGAACAATTGAAAGAACTAGTAAGAACAACAACTCATGAAAATGTTAAACTTAAAACTTTAGAATTGATTCAAGCCTGGGCGCATGCGTTTCGTAATCGCCTTAAATATAGAGCAGTCCAA gACACACTTAATATCATGAAAGCTGAAGGATATAAATTTCCTACTTTGAAAGAAAGTGATGCTATGTTTATTGCTGATACTGCTCCAGTATGGGCAGATGGTGATGGCAGATGCCATCGTTGTAGAGTTTCATTTAGCGTAGTGCAAAGAAAACATCATTGTAGAGCATGTGGTCAAGTATTTTGTGGTCAGTGTTCAAGTAAAGCTTCCACTTTGCCTAAGTTTGGAATTGAGAAAGAAGTCCGAGTTTGTGAAGCTTGTTATGAGCAAGTTAATAA ACCTTCTGCAGTGCaaattaaagaagctgatttaccTGCTGAATATCTTAACAGCTCTTTGGCTCAACAACAGCAG GTGCCACCTAAAAAGACAGCAGCAGAACTTCAGGAGGAAGAAGAACTAAATCTTGCTATTGCCTTAAGTCAAAGTGAAGCGGAAcataaagaaacagaaaagaaacggACCACTAATACAATCAAGACAAATACAAGCACTTCGAATAGGGCAACATATTCTCCACCACCATCACCT GGTCCAAGTCCTTCGAAATTGCATGAAGAGGAAGAAATTGATCCTGAGcttgcaaaatatttaaatcgaaaatattgGGAACAACGACAAACTGCGATAGAAGAGCACGTTTCCCGAGTCGATGTCACGAGTCCCTCTGCTCCAAATATAAGTAGTCCGATGCCACAGAAAATTGTAGTCGCGAAACAACAAAATGGAGAGGTTGATAGTGAAATGGAGGGCTTCGTTAATGCTCTACGATCACAAGtcgaaatatttgttaatagaaTGAAGAGTAATTCATCTCGAGGCAGATCGATTGCTAATGATAGTTCAGTTCAAACGTTGTTTTTAAACATCACTGCTATGCATTCAAG ATTATTGAGATACATCCAAGAACAAGATGATAGCAGAGTATACTACGAGGGTCTTCAAGACAAACTCACACAAATGAAAGATGCCAGAGCTGCTCTAGATGCTTTACGAGAGGAACATAGAGAAAAATTGAGAAGACAAGCAGAGGAAGCTGAAAGACAACGACAAATGTTAATGGCTCAAAAATTAGCAATCATgaggaaaaagaaacaagaatatTTACAGTATCAGCGCCAATTGGCTTTACAGAAAATTCAGGAACAAGAAAGGGAAATGCAGATGAGACAAGAGCAACAGAAACAACAATATATAATGG GTGGCTATCAAGCTGTACCCGGTTACATGGGGCCGTCTCAAGGTTCACCCGTTCGCCATGTTCAATATCAAGGACCTGGATCCAATTATAATCCTATGTCTCCAACCAATCAAGGGTACATGTATGGGCAGCCACCTGTAAAACAGTATCCAATGCAAGGATACAATATGCCTTCAATGAATGCTATGCCACCTCATATGATGGGACCAATTCCTAATCAAGAACCGCAACCAACTGATCCTTCTGTTCCAGCGCAGGAAGCCTTAGGTCGAGTTACCGTTTCCGGTCCCGGAATA ATGTCTCAAATGACAAATCCCATACCGCAACTACAGCAACCAGGTGGCCATCAAATGGGACCACCACCGGCACAGCCAGGTGGTCATATGACGCAACCACAACCTACAGCAGGACATATCCCACCTCAACAAGGTGTTCCCCCACAAATCACGCAACCAGGACCACCAAGCCAAATGGGTATACCTCAGGTACCTCCACAAGGTCACATAGGACCTCCTACACAAATGGGCCCTGGATCACATGGTCCACCAGGTCAAGTGGTCGGTCTTCCACCTCAGATGGGACCACAACCACCTACGTTACCAGGTCCTCAAGGATCTTCAATGCAGTCACACATTTCGAACCCTCCTATTTCATCTCAAGAAGCAGGTACCATTAAAGTGGTACCGCCCGGAACTGCACCTGGGCCAATTCTTACATCGAACCAAACCATGCAAGGCCCGCAAGGACCTCCTAATTTACCAACAATGCCTCAAGGTATACCTCAAAACGCGGTTTCTCAAGGACAGCAATTGCAATATCAGCCTCTAACTTCAATGCCACCCTCATCAAGTGAAACTGTGCAAGTGAAAGAAAACTCAAAGCCTGAAACAGCGGAGTTAATTTCCTTTGATTGA